Genomic DNA from Anabaena sphaerica FACHB-251:
AAAACTGTTATTTATGACCGCCTTCTATCGTGAGAATTAATTTTTATTTCCCACTAGCAATCATCTAAAATGACGAATCACCTCAGCCACAGACCAAGCTTGAGCGATCGCACCTCTAGATATATGCGGTGCATCACCATCAAAAATTTCCGAAATCGAACCCAGACAACCACCAGACAAGAAATGTTCTAAAAGCGGTTCCCAATCAAAAGGTAATGTTTTCTCCGGGTAAAAACGCTCCCAAGCCCGGATATAGGCACCTATTAACCAAGTCCAAACAGTACCTTGATGATAAGCGCGATCGCGTTTTTGCGAATTGCCCTCATATATGCCTACATATTCTGGATCATTTGGATCAAGACTTCGCAAACCGTAAGGAGTCAATAATCGAGAAGTTGCCAAATCTAATACTTGTTGTGCCTGCTGTGGTGAAAAAGCGCAATGATGCAGAGATAAAGCCAAAACAGCATTGGGGCGAACTTGCGAATTCCGGCGATCATCCAGGTCAATAATATCGTATAAATAACCTAGCTGCGGATTCCAGAACTTTTGCAAAGAAGCTTTTACCTGTTCTGCTTGCTGTGCATAGCGTTGCCCTTGATGACTTAAACGGATAGAATGATCTATATCTATGTGGCTCAAACGTTCTGCCCACTGACTCAACCAACATAAAGCCGAATACCACAGAGCATTGATTTCTACTGCCTTACCGCGACGAGGTGTAACAGGTAATCCTTCCACCACAGCATCCATCCAAGTCAGAGCTACACCTTGAGCATCCCAACAAATTAGCTCATCAATAGCATCCATCTGGATATTGTAGCGAGTACCGCCAATAAAAGCTTTATGAATTTGCTGCACAACTGGGAACTGCTCTAATAAAAACTGCCAATCTTGAGTAGCTTCTAAGTAAAGTCCTAAACTTTCAATCCACCACAAAGCCGCATCAATACTGTTGTAAAACGGTTCGCTATCAACATCAGGAAAGGCATTGGGTATCAGTCCATGACGACAGTAACGGCCAAAAGTCTTTAACAGTCCTTTTGCTAAATCAAAGCGTTGAGTAACTAGTGTCAATCCTGGTAAAGCAATTAAAGTATCTCTTCCCCAATCATTAAACCAGTGATATCCAGCAATCACTGTAGGACCAGCTATAGAAGCACGATAGACAATAAATTGATCACTGGCTTTAAGCAGTTGTTGCCAAATTGGTGATTGGTGATTGGTAATTGGTAATTGGTAATTATTCCCCTGCGCTCCTGCGCCCCTGCGCCCCTGCTCCTCTGCTCCTCTGCTCCTCTGCTCCTCTGCACCCCTGCGCCCTGCTCCCTGCTCCCCTGCTTCTTCTCTCCAAGCAAAAATTTGAGCCAGTCTTTCTTGTTCTGCGTCTACTGCTTCTGCAAAGCTGTCGGGTGAGAGAATCGGTTGTTGAGAGTCGGGTAAACCTACTTTGGCTTCTAGGGTGACTGTATCTCCTGGTTGGAGGTTAACTATTAAATAACCAGGACTATAAAGGTCTTGGCGATCGCCTAATCCCCGTTTTGTTTCTGCTGGTAAACTATAATTCCAATACCACACTTCATCCGCTTGATAGTCTCCTTGCGTCCAGCGCAGATGCCAAGGTGTACCAAATTGGCCAGCATTCTTCATTTGCAGACAGATTAGCTGTTGACTGAGTAATTGAGAAAACTGTATTTTTTCACTCCCAATTTGCTGATGATGAAAATCGCGATCGCCTATTAACAGCCTTAACCTTAAAATCCCTGAATCCTTCCCCTCATACTGATATTGAATCAAAATTCTCTGGGTAATGGGTGATTGGGAAAAATCTTCTCCCCCTGCTCCCTGCTCCTGGTCACTGAGCGACTTGTACTGAGCGCAGTCGAAGTAAGCCGAAGTGCTGCTCCCCTGCCTTTCCCAATTCCCATTTGGCATCACTAGCTTTCTAGATAACTGCCAGTTATCCCCACTCCAAACCCATTTGGGAACTGGGTTAATATCGAAATGGTGCAGAAACTTATAGCCTGTTGGTTCAATTTCATTACTACCCCACAAATTTGTCCCCAGTGCTATGACTTTTCCCGGTATTTCTAAACTTGCTTCCAAGTGAGAAAGTAGTAATTTTCTTCCTGAAGGTGGATTTGTAGCAGCAAATAACCACCCATGATAAGTCCTTGTATGCACATCCGAAACTGTACCACTGGCAAAACCACCCAACCCATTGGTTAATAACCATTCTCTAGCATCTAAATCAGTCATCGGCTACTCAAATTCGTAATGACTATGATATAGTCGTAACAGATCGTAATCAAACTGTGACAAGTGTGGAAGGGTGAGTTTTAGTTGCCCCGAATTCCCACGCTAAAAAATGGATATAAGTTGAAGGAGAACTAGGTTAATGACGCTCACTTACGGAACAGAAGGATGCCTTCGTGTTGGTCAACAGGCTCCCGATTTCACAGCAACAGCTGTATTAGATCAGGAATTTAAGACAATCAAACTTTCCGACTATCGCGGTAAGTATGTCGTTTTGTTTTTCTACCCTTTAGACTTTACCTTTGTTTGCCCCACTGAGATCACAGCATTTAGCGATCGCTACGAAGAATTCAAGAAGCTTAACACAGAAGTTCTCGGTGTTTCTGTTGATAGCGAATTTTCTCACCTCGCTT
This window encodes:
- a CDS encoding amylo-alpha-1,6-glucosidase; protein product: MTDLDAREWLLTNGLGGFASGTVSDVHTRTYHGWLFAATNPPSGRKLLLSHLEASLEIPGKVIALGTNLWGSNEIEPTGYKFLHHFDINPVPKWVWSGDNWQLSRKLVMPNGNWERQGSSTSAYFDCAQYKSLSDQEQGAGGEDFSQSPITQRILIQYQYEGKDSGILRLRLLIGDRDFHHQQIGSEKIQFSQLLSQQLICLQMKNAGQFGTPWHLRWTQGDYQADEVWYWNYSLPAETKRGLGDRQDLYSPGYLIVNLQPGDTVTLEAKVGLPDSQQPILSPDSFAEAVDAEQERLAQIFAWREEAGEQGAGRRGAEEQRSRGAEEQGRRGAGAQGNNYQLPITNHQSPIWQQLLKASDQFIVYRASIAGPTVIAGYHWFNDWGRDTLIALPGLTLVTQRFDLAKGLLKTFGRYCRHGLIPNAFPDVDSEPFYNSIDAALWWIESLGLYLEATQDWQFLLEQFPVVQQIHKAFIGGTRYNIQMDAIDELICWDAQGVALTWMDAVVEGLPVTPRRGKAVEINALWYSALCWLSQWAERLSHIDIDHSIRLSHQGQRYAQQAEQVKASLQKFWNPQLGYLYDIIDLDDRRNSQVRPNAVLALSLHHCAFSPQQAQQVLDLATSRLLTPYGLRSLDPNDPEYVGIYEGNSQKRDRAYHQGTVWTWLIGAYIRAWERFYPEKTLPFDWEPLLEHFLSGGCLGSISEIFDGDAPHISRGAIAQAWSVAEVIRHFR